The Bdellovibrio sp. NC01 genome includes the window AAAAATCCTTGGAGTTCGACCGAACCAAATCCAAGTCGAAGTGGTTGGCAAAAAAGGCAGTACTGAAAATGACAAATAAAAAGGTAACAGTAAAAGTGGATAAAAAAGCAAAACTCTTCGGTACAGACGGTATTCGTGGTACTGCGAACCAATATCCAATGACTCCGGATATGGTTGTGAAAATCGGTCAAGCGATCGGTTATCTTTTGCAAAAACAAAATACGAAATCAAACCTAGCTCGCAAAGTTGTTATCGGTAAAGACACGCGTCTTTCTGGTTACATGATCGAGCAAGCTCTTGCCAGTGGTTTGAATTCAATGGGTATTCACGTGCAACTTGTGGGACCACTTCCAACTCCAGGTATCGGTTACCTGACTCGTACAATGCGTGCGGCTGCGGGTATCGTGATCTCGGCGTCTCACAATCCATTTCATGACAACGGTATCAAAGTTTTCGGTCCAGATGGCTTCAAAATTTCTGAAGAGATGGAAAGCGAAATCGAACGCCTAGTCTTGGATGAAGACTTAACGGCTCTTCTTCCGCCAAGTAAAGAAATCGGGCGCACTCGTCGTATCGACGACTCTCAAGGTCGTTACATCGTTTACGTTAAGGGTACTTTCCCCTTGGAATATACTTTGGATGGTATGCGTATCGTCTTGGATACAGCAAATGGTGCGGCTTACAAGGTTGCGCCAAGTGTATTCCAAGAGTTGGGTGCGGAAGTTATTCAATTGGGTGACGATCCAAATGGTACAAACATCAACGACAAAGTCGGTGCTTTGCATCCGCAAAAATTATCTGAAGCGGTTGTGCAATATCGCGCGGACGTAGGTATCAGTCTTGATGGTGACGCCGATCGCGTGATCATGGTTGATGAAAAAGGTGAGATCGTAAACGGTGACCGTATTCTTGCGATTTGTGCTCTTCACATGAAAGAGCGTGGTCTTTTGAAAAAGAACACTTTGGTTGCAACACAAATGTCGAACTTCGGTCTTGAAAAACGCATGAACGAAGCGGGCATTCAGTTGGTGAAAACGGGTGTCGGCGATAAATACGTTGTCGAAGAGATGCGTAAAAACGGATACAACTTGGGTGGTGAACAATCTGGTCACATCATCTTCTTGGATCACACAACGACAGGTGACGGTATCATCGCAGCATTAAGTGTTTTGGCCGTTGTGAAACAAACAGGTCGTCGTATGAGTGAATTAAATCACGTCTTTGAAGACATGCCACAAGTCTTGATCAATCTTCGCGTAAAACGCCGTAATGAGCTTTCAGAGATCGCTGGTTACGCCGACCTTATCCGTGATATCGAAAAGAAATTAAGCGGTAATGGTCGCGTGTTCGTGCGTTTCTCTGGAACAGAACCTGTGATTCGCGTTCTTGTAGAGGGACCGGATAAAACACAGATTTCTCATTTCGCAGATGAAATCGCATCTTTCTTAGAAAAAGAATTATCTTAGTCGGCACACGCCGGCTGGAGCAAAAGCATGAAACATAAAATTCGTTTGGGCGTGAATGTTGATCACGTAGCAACTCTTCGTCAGGTTCGTGGCGGGACAACGGCCTATCCAAGTGTTTTGGATATGGTGAAAAAATCCGTGAAAGGTGGCGCTGAGCAAATCACGATTCATTTGCGTGAAGATCGTCGTCACATTCAATTGCACGACTTAAAAACTCTTTCTAAATCTTGCCCTGTGATGTTGAACCTGGAAATGGCGGCAACTCCACAGATGGTTTCTTTCGCTAAAAAATATCGTCCTGACTGGGTGTGTTTTGTTCCTGAAAAAAGAGCAGAGCTTACGACTGAAGGTGGCCTTGATGTTAAAAAAGGCTTTAAGAAAATGCTTCCAATGGTTGAAAAACTTCAACGCATTGGCATTGAGATTTCGATGTTCATCGAGCCTTCTATTGAGCAAGTGGAAGCATCTTACGAAGTGGGTGCTGACGCCGTTGAATTTCACACGGGCAAATGGGTTCACCTTAAAGGTCCCGCAAAACAGCGCGAATGGAAACGTCTGGTTGAGGCAGCGGAATGGGCGAACTATTTGGGTTTGAACGTTCACGCAGGTCACGGTCTTGATTACGAACACTCTAAAATGATCAATAAGCTTCCGCATCTTCAAGAAGTGAACATTGGCCACTCGTTGGTATGTTACGCCCTTGAATACGGCATGGAAGAATCAGTTAGAAAAATGAGAAAGATCTTAAAGTAAAACTTTATGTCGTCGATTTTGAATTCAAAACGCACGATTGCGAATCAGGAAGAACTTAAAGCTTTTTGGCAAGAGTTCCTTCCGCATTTAAGTAATCGCTGTATTTTGCTTTTAAGCGGCGACGTGGGCGCTGGCAAAACCACTTCCACGCAAATGATCGCCGATGTGTTGGGAATGAAAGACGTGCAGTCGCCGTCATTTGCAATTCATCTTCGCTATGAAAACTCAGAAGGAAAATCAATGGACCATCTGGATCTTTATCGTCTGAAAGACGACGACGATTTGGAAAGTTCTGGTTTCTGGGATTTGTTCGCTGAAAAGCAGGGCTTGGTTGTGATCGAATGGGCACAGCGCTTGGATTACGATTATCTGCCTTTAAACTGGCAACGCGTTGAAGTGAAATTGCAAAAGACCGATGTCGAAGGTCAGCGTTCTATCGCAGTTCAACTTCTTTAAGTCCTCGCAGATTCCGAATCTATTTTTTAAAGAATTCCTGGGACAGTTTTCCGAAGATTTTTGTGTTGCGATATTTTCCCATCTCGCGCGCGTCTTCTCTCAGTTCTCCTTCGAAAACATAACCGCAACGTTTAGCGACTTCAGCAGAACGAATATTGTTGGAAGAACAGCGAATTTCGACGCGATGAAATTTAGCGTTGAAACAATAGGCTTCGATAATTCGCACGGCTTCACTCATGATGCCGCGACCTTCAGCTTCGCTGGAAAGCCAATAACCTAATTCGCACTTTTGCACTTCCCAGTTGATATTGTGAACACCGATGTTGCCGACATATTTCTTGGTGTCTTTCAAGTAAATGCCATAATCGAACATCGCAAGGCTATCCCATTCCGCAAGAGCGAGGTTGATCCACGCGCGGCTGTTATCGAGTTCTTTGGTGTTATCGACCCAGGGTAAGAATTGGCGAAGGCGTTCGCGATTGGCTTCAATCGTATTGAACATGTCGTTTGCGATCGCTTGGCTGTGACGTTCAAGATAGATATTGTTGCCATCAAGTTTCGTGGGGAACGCTTTTTGTTCAATACTAATCAATTGCAAACTCATAGTGAAATTCTATGAGTTCTCGAGGGGAAATGTCTATTTAAATGAATTAAGCGGCCTGAAGGCCCTTAACGAAGTCGACAGAAAGCTTTTCTGCTAGAGACAAAGAAGTTCTGTTGTAAGCGGCTTTTTCAGCGAAGCCCACAAGCATACCAACAAGTTTGTCGTTGATCAAAATAGGGGCGATCGTCACGTGATCAGGCACGCGACCTTGATTCCAGTCTTCAAAGAATTTTTCGTTGATTTCGTTTAGTGAAACGTAACCGTGGAATGGTTTTGAAGTCGCCGCAACGATATTGAAAATACTTGGCGTCTTCAATGGTACGCGCACGGATGTGTCTTTCATGCCTTTGAAGTTTTCATCCCAAGCAAATGCTGTCGCTTGCGTTTCTTGATCGTCCAAAGTCAAAATCATCGATTTTTCAAAGTGTGATTTCATTTCACTTAAAACAGTTTTCACACGCTCTGTTAAAGCAGCTGTGTTTTTCTTTTTAAGTTTATCCAAGGCAAAAGTACCATTCGCGACTGGATTCAATGTTGGTTTTGCAACACCAGCCGGGCGTGGCACAACGGCGATAGGTTCTTTAACGAAGCTATCCTCAAACGGAGGCGGATTCGCAGCAGCGCTAGCTGCAGGAGTCGCTTTAGCCGGAGGCGGCGGGATATTTGGTTTTCCTGCTGACGTAGCTGGAGCTGCAGCCGGAAGTGAAGTGTCTTCTTTAGGCACTTCACCAATATTCGTTTTTTCTAAGATCGAAGATTTCGGTGCTTGAGTTACAACTGTTTTTGCTTCAGTTGCAGCAACGACAGAATCTTGTTTCACTTCAGCGACAACAGACTCAGTGCCTGGCTCTTTAGGAGCGAGTGCTTCTAATTTTGTGACTGTGAAACCGTCGAAGATGCCATCAAGTTTTGCGCCGCCAGCTTCTTCGCCTTCAAGAATGACTTCATCATCTTTGGCTTCAGGGGCAACACCCAGATCTTCGAATGAGAATGAATCTGATTTTTTAGAAGTCGTAACAACAGATAAATCGATGCCTTCCGGCGCTGTTTCCGCGGACGCGGGCAGTGCCGCAGCGACGGCTGTCGCGGAGGCTGAAGCAACTTCAGGATGATAAGCTTTCCAAGCAGCTTCCATGTTTTCCAAAGAGGCTAGAACAATTACTGCCGAAGGGAATGTTGGAAAATCCTGCGGCGGTTGAAGACAAGCTACGATAAGTGCGCCATCCCATTCCGCCACAGGAAGACACTCTGCCGACCACGGGTAATGCGTCGCCCACTTCGCGAACATTTCCTGAGAAAGGGGAGTTTCTTTAAAAAAGCGATCCTGTAAGTACGGAAGACGATAGTGAGTCATGGCCCATTTTAGATAGTCCTCAGAGCTGAGGTGCTTTTCTTTGATAGCGAAACCCAGCAGGCTCATCATCGTACCGCTTTCTTCAAAAGCGGGCGTAAGTGCCTGAAGTTTCTCTTTAAAATGTTCAAACCATGCGTGTTGACTCATCTATGGAATTATCGGCTTTTACAGTAAAAACCTGAGTCTAGGTCTAGG containing:
- the glmM gene encoding phosphoglucosamine mutase, with amino-acid sequence MDKKAKLFGTDGIRGTANQYPMTPDMVVKIGQAIGYLLQKQNTKSNLARKVVIGKDTRLSGYMIEQALASGLNSMGIHVQLVGPLPTPGIGYLTRTMRAAAGIVISASHNPFHDNGIKVFGPDGFKISEEMESEIERLVLDEDLTALLPPSKEIGRTRRIDDSQGRYIVYVKGTFPLEYTLDGMRIVLDTANGAAYKVAPSVFQELGAEVIQLGDDPNGTNINDKVGALHPQKLSEAVVQYRADVGISLDGDADRVIMVDEKGEIVNGDRILAICALHMKERGLLKKNTLVATQMSNFGLEKRMNEAGIQLVKTGVGDKYVVEEMRKNGYNLGGEQSGHIIFLDHTTTGDGIIAALSVLAVVKQTGRRMSELNHVFEDMPQVLINLRVKRRNELSEIAGYADLIRDIEKKLSGNGRVFVRFSGTEPVIRVLVEGPDKTQISHFADEIASFLEKELS
- a CDS encoding pyridoxine 5'-phosphate synthase, which gives rise to MKHKIRLGVNVDHVATLRQVRGGTTAYPSVLDMVKKSVKGGAEQITIHLREDRRHIQLHDLKTLSKSCPVMLNLEMAATPQMVSFAKKYRPDWVCFVPEKRAELTTEGGLDVKKGFKKMLPMVEKLQRIGIEISMFIEPSIEQVEASYEVGADAVEFHTGKWVHLKGPAKQREWKRLVEAAEWANYLGLNVHAGHGLDYEHSKMINKLPHLQEVNIGHSLVCYALEYGMEESVRKMRKILK
- the tsaE gene encoding tRNA (adenosine(37)-N6)-threonylcarbamoyltransferase complex ATPase subunit type 1 TsaE, which translates into the protein MSSILNSKRTIANQEELKAFWQEFLPHLSNRCILLLSGDVGAGKTTSTQMIADVLGMKDVQSPSFAIHLRYENSEGKSMDHLDLYRLKDDDDLESSGFWDLFAEKQGLVVIEWAQRLDYDYLPLNWQRVEVKLQKTDVEGQRSIAVQLL
- a CDS encoding GNAT family N-acetyltransferase — its product is MSLQLISIEQKAFPTKLDGNNIYLERHSQAIANDMFNTIEANRERLRQFLPWVDNTKELDNSRAWINLALAEWDSLAMFDYGIYLKDTKKYVGNIGVHNINWEVQKCELGYWLSSEAEGRGIMSEAVRIIEAYCFNAKFHRVEIRCSSNNIRSAEVAKRCGYVFEGELREDAREMGKYRNTKIFGKLSQEFFKK